Part of the Centroberyx gerrardi isolate f3 chromosome 11, fCenGer3.hap1.cur.20231027, whole genome shotgun sequence genome is shown below.
CTACGCCAACTTCACCCACGATTGTGAGGCCCTTTGAAGCTCCATTTTGAATGTTATTGGTTTGAATGGGGAAAAACGTACTTTGCCATCAGATGAACATACAGGTCACTGGAGCTTTTGAAAGTGACTCTTTCTCAGTTACCGCACCGATTTTCACCTATACTTGATttaacttttctttcttttttggggAATACAGTGGCTTCTGGTAATGTCAAAACCAAAACGTAATTTGTAGACTTAATTTGTCAATGTGGATACAAAGGAGAGACCCATGTACTCACATGTTAAGGAGGTGTTATGGGGTGTTGAAGTCTATGACTATGAATTCATTGGTTTTAGCTTTTTCAAGACATAACTGGCAGTCATTACGTAAATCACAGTAAGCAAACTCACAAATCTGTAATCTGAAGGTCATGAGGATTATCTGAAATATTAAACATGGATTTCTCATATTGTTCTTCCCTGGGGCAGTTTTGTTCTCCAAGATCTTAAGTGCAAATTGTCTTAACATTGTCTTAATATTTAATTTCCTAAAAATGCTATAATAGACATTATCTGTGCATCTGACTCACTATAATAGTAAATAGTTTCAGATGAAATTGGCATGAATATAGGATCTttccaagaaaataaaatatagatTAACAATATTCGTAATAAAATATTTGTGGTTGGTGGTTGTTCACCTTATGATTATCGTCATTATGTCTGGGTTCAATTGAGGTTTCATCACTTGCACTGCAGAGCATAAAGTAACGTGTCAAATGAGACGCTACGCATAGGATTACATGTCAGCTACAGTTACTGTTATTGATGGACAACAGGCCCTATAATGACTGGCACTCTGCTTGGCCAGAGCTGGCTGCAACACAATGGAATCTTTTAAGCAGGCTTTCTCGGCCCTCCTGTTATCTGGGCTATCAAGTGTGGTCGCATTCCTTTCTCCATTTAAACAACCCTGAAACTCCATCTTGGCTGGGAGGAGCATTCAGTGTAACATGAAATATACAGAGGAAATGTTTTAGGTTGGAAGAGGCAAAGTTCTGATAATGGCTTTATTTTCGTGGAGCAAATTCTATTTAATTGAGAAATTATTACAGTTGAGATTATACCACATCGTGGTTTTGACTTGAAGAAACTCCAGCTGGCAAAGCAAATCACAGGGTCAAAActcagaagaaagaagaagaagtcagtGGTAATAATCTGGAATGTAACATAGAGTTGATAATTAACTGGTTACAGGTAGCTACATGGTAAGGTGAACACTTGAAATCAAACTGCCTCCTGAAGACCAAACCAATTTAATTAAACCAAGGCCAACATTTCTGTATATTATGTCATGTAGTTTTGCATCACTGCACTCCATCAAATGACTATGCTGCAGTGATGAGTCACTGCTGATGCACATATTGAGGCCATTATACAATGCATTACCAGTAGAGTAGACTAGCTTTGACATTAGTCACTGTGAACAAAAGCATCATCACTGACTCCCTTTACCAAGAGGTCAGTTTGTGCCTTGGCCTGACTGGATATCCACCATATCCTCAAAGGCAAGGATCTGTCTCTAGGCAACCGTATGTATTTGAGTAAATTCAACAGTAAAATGTGACACACCATTTCTCTGGCTTCTTCATACTGTGCACCCTTATAGATGGCTAATTACTTCTCAAAGTCATTTTACTTTCACTGGGCTATTTGTAGgaaacaaataacaaatttTCATCTCTTCTCAAAAATATCTTAGCAAACCTCAGGGGTTGTCTTTTTGTGTTGTGTGGTTTCTATATAAAATACGATCAACTTTGatgaattgtatttttgtccACAATATTGAAGTGTGTAACTTGTATCATATGAtcacacatttcattcattctacTTGCATTCCCTAACTGATGGTGTtcactctgtcctctcctcaccccGCCCTCTTTTTACTGGTTTCGGCTTAACCAGTTtagcctccctctctgtttactCTATATAACATGCGCCAGTCGTACCTGTGAGATCACTTTGCCTCTGTGCTGACATAGGGAGGAACTCACAACCGACAGACTAGCTTCACAGCATCTTCACTGCATTAGAAGAAACAGCACCCAGTTGGACCCATGTCATCTGACCAGGACGGCTGCCACCTGTGCAAGGAGTACCTCAGGGAACCAGTGTCCATTCCCTGTGGCCACACCTTCTGCTCTGTGTGCCTGAAGACATATTGGGACCATGCTGACCACACAGGCTCCTACCTGTGCCCCCAGTGCAGGGTCACCTACAACAAGAGGCCCAGCCCGCGGCGCATAGGAGGCTCCCGGCACACCTCCGCCCCGCGTGCCTCCGAATCctttccacctccacctccgtCCCCCGACTACAACTTCGCAGGACCCCAGGATGTGGGCTGCGACATCTGTGTCGGCAAGAAGCACAAGGCCGTCAAGAGCTGCCTGATGTGCCTGGCTTCCTACTGCGAGAAGCATCTAAAGCCCCACTACGAAGCGGCCACTTTCAAAAGGCACAAGCTGGTGGATGAGATCGGCCACCTGGACAGGCAGATCTGTCCCCAGCACCAGAAGGGTCTGGAGCTGTTCTGTCGGACCGACCagatgtgcatctgtgtgctgTGTACGGTGAAGGAACACAAAGGTCACGACATGGTGTCTGCTGAGCAGGAGAGAGCCGAGGAGCAGGTAAGACTtcactgtttctgtctgtaaacAGGCTCATGATGACAATACTGATGTTTCAGACAGTAATCTGCTTACTTACAGGCTTACTAAGAATACTAGAATGTGCTTTGCTCAACATGACAGTCACTTTGTTGCATGCCATAACCATGACATgactttttgacatttttgaatACAGGCTGATATGTATTATAGCTCTTTGCAGCACACAAAAGACTAAATGACAGGTAATACATGGAGCAGTAGCTAGTTAGATATGCCAAGCCCCTAACCTAAAGCCTCCAGCACTTAGTGAGACCCACCCTCATGAATAAGCTGTAACTTCAATGTACAGCTTCAAACATTGGCCTCGAGCTATGTTCATTGTATTGTGAAGCCTAATTAATATgttaaagaaaatgttttgacattGACTCAGTCAACTTGACTTGTTGACGTGCTGTTGCATTGTTTTCTTCTAACACTGTCTGCTGTTTTCCTCATAGCAACGGCTGGGCGCCACCCAGGCTGAGATCCAGGAGAAGATCCATGATCGGCTGAAGCAGATGGAGGAGCTGAAACAAGCTGTGGACTCACTCAAGGTTTGTGCCACTATTGtccgacagacagacaagaccaGACTAACCACTACAGATTGAACGGACTATCAGCAAAATCAACCACCGACACACAGAAAACATTCCTTCGCACAACAGCGATGACAGCTTCTCTCAGTGTAGCGGTAAAACCAGTACGGCACCCAGTTGATTTATGgcatgcttccttgtttcctgtGCAGAACTCAGCCCAGAGAGCCATGCAAGAGTGTGAGAAGCTCTTCGGGGACATGCTGCGCTCCATTGAGAGGATGCAGCAGGAGATGGCCAAGCTGATCTCCTCCAATAAGAAAGCAGCGCTCAACAACGCCGAGGGCCACATGGAGCGGCTGAGCCACGAGATCGCCGACCTGAAGAGGAGAGACGGCGAGATCACCCAGCTGTCCCGCACTGAGGACCACATCCACTTCATCCAGGTGACTGGACACACACTGAACAGGGACACGATGATAAGTTCAGATAGATACAATACTGGTCTCACAATCTGACACAATATCAGAAATTAAGTTAGTTTAAATAAGGTTGTAAATAGTTTATGCTTGGATAGTTTTGCCTTCTTAATATGAGGCTAATATCAAATTGATTAGAACAATGCCTTGCTATCTTGGCATGAATTTGTAAAGGCGATGTGTGAATTTTCTTATCTAGCTATATTTATCTAGCTTATCTAGTTATATTTCTGATTATAGCTATAACTGATATCCCAATGCATTTTCCAGTTCAATAATGCTTTGTATCACAATATATTGTGTTATGATATATAAATACATCATTGGAGTGACACTTAACAAAACTAACTTTGTTCTTATGTTTGAAAGATGTATCAGTCAAACGTTATGCAATTTGTAATGTAAAAGCCCCATTGAAAATATGCTGCATGTTGTAGAAtttaattgaaaacacacattctcATAAGTGTATCGCTATTTTCTCTTCATTAGAGCTACCACATGCTGATAGCCCAGACGGAGGCTGAGGAGCTGCCTACAGTGACTGTCAACCCCTACTTCTCCTTCGGCCCGGTCACTAAGGCCGTCTCCGAGATGAAACAACACCTCAACGAATTCAGCAATGAAGAACTGGTCAAGGTAGCCAAGTCAGGTGAGTGAGAAGACAGGATTAAGGGCTTGTTATTcaaaaaactgaataatataaAAGTAAACATGATGATCTGATTACAATTTAGGCCTTTGGTGCAACACCAAATTTTCACAGGTATTTATTACCATGTTAACTCAactattcattttcatcattgcAGTCAACAAAATGCCTTTCTGCCAGCTGGATGAAGCCAAAAAGAGAAGGACACTGAAAGGTGAGTTTATCTTAATTCGACCAGGGAAATTCAAATGGATTTACAATTTCCTTTTTAGTTGCAGAAAGACAATTTTGTTTGATTTGGGACGTGGCCTGAGCACCGTGATATTTATTAGAGGGTAGGCTGAGGTCACTCAGTAGCCACATGGTTAGATGTTTACTTTGACTGATAATTCTTAAGATGCCAAACTGCGAGAGAGTTTACATAAACACACTTCAAGCAACCTCTAAAATAGAATTCCGCTAAGTTATACAAGTTATTCCAATGGTCTTGGAAAGTTCAATCTGTATTTGCGCACATGAACAAGTGTTTCCCGTAACTGGAATGGAAAGAGCCAAGATTTgaatcagtgatgtcatcaagcaAAATGTTTAACAGCTCCTCCATTGATAGTGAAAGGATTTGTGGACTGTGTGATAGACACAGTACCCATCCAGGGTGATTTTACAACGATATGGACACATTTACTAATTCAATGCACAGAGAGTTAGCATTTCTATAAGTTCATTTGGTATCAGGTAACAGGTCAAACTCTGTGAGTCCACCAAGTCAAGCTCCCATGCGCCTCACAGAGTTTTCAATCTCTGGAATCTAGCTTTTGGTGAGAGTTGTTGATCTTGATCTTGGTCAATCTGATCAAAATCATTGGGATCACATATGTGGATTTGTATTTCAGAGTGGATTTCTTCCATTTGAGGCAATTACCTCTAATTACTGAAACTAGTAACTTCATTTCATAGAAACTAACTCtgaaaataacagtaaaatgcTTCATTTATAAACAAATCTTTCATCTCAAGGCATGGAAATTCAATATGCCACCATTCTTTAATACTAATATGCTGTACATATTTCTTTTCACAGCTGATGAAGTTGCCATGTACAAGTCTGTGCCAACCCAAGAACCCCAGCACAGGGACGACTTCCTGAAATGTGAGTCAGTTTCTCAGAATGCTGTTTTCTGCAGTCGAACAGATTATTATAATGCTCTGCCTTTAATAATTGAATAGATGAGGCAAATCAGGTGCTGATGAGGTTCTTTGTCAGACCCTGTGGTTGACCACAGAATCAGATTTCAGTTATCATGTCTTACAATGTTCGACTATTAAGTGTGAACTACTTTCACAGTTTTGTCATTTTACCTGATCAGCATCTTAAGTGTTTCCTCCtgcttttacttgagtaaaaaTATATGCTATTATATATGTATGAGGACAATGGCAATGGGTGTTTGTAGTCAAACATAATCATTCTGGCATCACAGTTAATATAAGCAAAACCTAGCGTTGTTGATGATGACCAATCAGATTCAACAACaggtaaattaattaataattcagaGTGGGGGCAATTTGAGGATATGTACAAAATTAATTCACAAGTGACTAAACTACTCTTTCACTTGAGTAGTTTTAAAGACGTTTACCTTTACTTCAATTTGATTAATATTCCATTGAAGTAGTGGTATCTCAGTGAAAagaatattttaatacttttccaTAAATGTGCCCTAGGGCCCAGGCTGACTAAAGACACCCTCCAGTGGCCTCAGCACCCTTTCAAATCTCTAAGCTTCTCTGAAAAACAGTTAATCTCAGGAAGTGATGTCTGATTGTTTCTAACAGTCACAATCCCAACCAAAATTAAAACCTGCAGCTTTGCCTTTTCCTGCTGGCAGTAACCAGTTTTTACTGCTACTTTGCCTGtttgaaaatttaaaaagaGTCGGGGCTTTAAAGCTTGCTTGCAATCTTGCCATGTGGGGGCTGACCAGAAACAGTCCAGCAACCCACTGTGGGTCCCAGCTTATAGTTTAAGATGCACTGTTAGATGGACTTCTGTTTGTAGTTTAAGTCACAAATAGTGTTGATACCTCTGGCATTCCAGATAATAGGCCGCCCAGATCTAGCCGAGGCCACCGGGTGTCCCACCAACTGTGACCTGCTGAGGTGGAGGTTCACAGCAGCAGGCAGGTGACATCTAACCCAGCCAGAGGGTCTCACGCTTTCCCCTATGAATCCCATCATAGCATCAGTTAGTTAAATATCTAACAGAACTAACAGCTGTAATTGCCATTCAACTAACTACTATGACCTTGCTGTTGGGGGTGCAAAGGTGGAAGGGTACTTGAGCTGCTGAGAAATAGAAACTTTCCTCATTTACATTTAACCCAAGCCAATTAAGATAACTGCCTGTTGCAAAATCTGAAGACCAATTGTTCCATATGTCTTCTGTCTCCTCCCATAGATGCTTGTCAGCTCACTCTGGACCCTAACACAGCCTACAGACAGCTCTACTTGTCTCGGGGAAACAAGAAAGCCACCCTCAAGAGAGACCCCCAGTCGTACGACGACAGCTCCTCCCGGTTCGACTGCCTGCCCCAGGTCCTGTGTAAGGAGCCCCTCTCCGGAGGCGCCTActactgggaggtggagtggagcgGGGAGGGGGCCGCCGTCGGAATCACCTACAAGGGCATCAAGAGGACGGGTTACGGCGACAGCTGCCGCATCGGCTACAACCGCAAGTCCTGGAGCCTCTTCTGCTCCGACTCCAGCTACTCGGCCCGCCACAGCAAGGACCAGCAGGAGATCGAGGCGCCGTACTCGTCCCGCATCGGGGTGTTCCTGGACCACGCAGCAGGCACCCTGTCCTTCTACAGCGTAGGGGACACCATGTCTCTCATCCACCGCTTCAAGGCCTCCTTCAGCGAAGCCGTCTACGCAGGCTTCTGGGTTTGGTATGAGTCAGCCATCACTATCAGCCAGCTGTGATAACATAACAGGAACCTCCAATGATCAATGTATGACCCTGATTCAGTTTTGTTAGAGATTTGCAGAACAAAAGATGTTGGTATCAGAGATGATATGGCAACAAAGTATTTTTACAACAGTGAATATGTCATCTTATAGACTATATGCTGAATATCTGGTGTACACGGGAAATGTTTATGATAATAGTGAATGTTCTGCAGTATGTCAAATCAAGGTGTGTGAATTGCAAAATCTGATATACAAAGTGAATGTCTATCCAAATAACCATTAAAAAGAAAGTAGGCTGCATTTGATTACAGAAATATTTTACATGATCATGTATATAGCCTATAATGAAATTCACacttttatatatttatcaATAAACATTTTGTAAAAAGTCTAAACTGTGAAATCATTGTTGCATTTTcactccattcctctcctccatctccatcacaAAGTTTCTACATACCGTCTACTCTCTAGGCTAATTACTCATTTGCCTACAAACCAAACAtctgaaacaggaagtgaaagaaaactcaacattcagtcagtcaataagtcagtcagtcagtcagtcataacctttatttaaccagctAGGGAAACACTATCCACAAGTTTTTTGATGtttcaagacaaaaaaaaagtcactcaCCTACTACTAGATGTGAAAAATACATGGTGCCTACAGTCCAGTTTCCTGATTAACTTCCATTATAAAAATGGGACTGGACTCCAATACAATACTTGAACCACACATTTTACACtagacacacatttcacactaTGCTATGCGATGAATTAGAGTCCATTCTAGACACTACATTTCTATTGAGATGTACTAAAGGACCcaatttcagcttttttttttcaaaatggaagaATTAGAACaattttgaaaggaaaatattgTTCACTTCCTATAGGATACAAAAAGCTGGAACAATTATTTACCATTGATGCAGTTTAGCTCAAATCAAATAAGAGGGTGTGTTCTTTTGTACGCCagattttttctttcatttgaagATGATTATATCTTCGCATTAATGTCTAGAATTTTCTACTGCagcacaagaaaatgtgcaaaaagtcagcGGGTGCGCAAACTACTGTAAATGACTGAAGATAGATATTTATCATCCAAATGGCATTAGGTTACAtggcatgtaaaaaaaacaacaactaaagAGTCACCAACAGTCAAAGACATAATTGAAATAATAATGTGTTATTGATGCAGTTTGCTTTGAGCAGTGATGGCAGAAGGTGAAAAGCTCTTGCCATAGTGGGCCGCTTTGCAGATCAGAGACCTGGATCAGTTgtcagaggggaggagagtgaAACAGTGAGGGGATGTTCATGGTCATGCGTTATGgtcagtggtttgtgtgtgactgcagtgtTGGTTTTGTTGAGGTCTGAGAGGTTGGGACTGGGGGTTCAGTTGTGttagagagattgtgtgtgatTTCAAGAAGTTGTGTAGGAGTAGGTGAGGTGTGACTGAGAGCGCTCTGAGTTCACAGAGGGTTGAGATTCTTCTGGCAGCATTTCTTGGTGTTGATGGTATTTTGAACCAGACTGACTTTTTGTCCAGTCGGATtccaacatatttcaaaattttCATTCTCAAGAGGTCACTGTTCATTTTACCACATTAGTGATGCAAACTCAACTTCAAACTTTTTTACCAGAATAACTGTGCTATAAACAGCCAAAAGTGGAGTTGTAGTTATTTACATCATAAAAAGAAatggtaatgctttattttacagcccactaattacggtgtaactaatttgtaattatggggtactaataaaataacaatgctgtagttacagggtaacaagaCAAGAAGTccggggtaacaattttgtaataataataacaataataataataataataattttatatgaggtttttttgttttttgtcttttttacagaaaacaagtggtatattaaaaCCAAAATGGACTCTCTGTGAAAAAACTgctacatttacaataaatattgattatattatataatataatatattatagaaaatgttaatggacaacatatatttactaattccattacactttcactgcttggttacccataactgcaggaataaaggtgtgttttgaagaaatgtgcaaagacactgtaacagtagtgtgcaaataaatgtattcaaataaaatgattcagttgttcactTCTGtgaagtggataggaagatgacaggagttcagaagtggactgcaggtgagaggatgttcaagcaggactttggctcatctgcttctgtttggcaggtctgttggagcggcgtctctgctgttgcagccatgttgtctgcagatttcttgttcttccgccggaatatgcgggatagccaagaaaagaagccacgcttcttcttcttctttggttttgtcgacaggctgtctttggcactgaaactctgaggtcctgtaggtttgaccagttggacaggtggaagtgtcttttccagggtcagaccggacagatccttggtgtcctttacagtttcaaccacaaggcttggtggagctttgacctcaacttGGAtagctggagcctgggactcctgaagcaggttggttgatccttcctgaagcaggtgaatcagggtgttttcagcaggagagacggggagagcctcctctgaggtggagatattgtcaggtccagcagagaggacagtgacttttgttccctcgcaacattcaggttgatgcaggacggtgacagagctttcagcagcggcctcaatctgtgcacaagagttgaccgtttccctcttgatgataaaaggacattgttcttcctccttctccaagtccactctaatcttactactacctactactattactactatatattagtattacctattactactacctactatcatatctgaggggatactttaggaaaataaaataaaagttattcatcttcaattcagctGTTCAGGTGTAGAATGTATTTTTTCCAGatcaacctgtgcatcaacccatgtagttaatagaaacatgggtagcactttacaatggcctttttccagtgcatcAACCTTTGAGCACggaaaacatttgttttgttcccCATAATTATgctattgtaccctgtaattatttttgaagtatgcagtaattacgaaAACAGTTACATCATAagtaccttataaatctctcataattacaaaattgttcaCCGTTAATTcctggacttcttgttttgttaccctgtaactacagcattgttattttattagtaccccataattacaaactagttacaccgtaattagctggctgtaaaataaattaaCTAACTAAAATAACTCAAACAACTCAAACAGGTGGTGTTTTTTCTCTTCACTGAATCTGATTTGCTTGTAATAACAAAAGTTGTTTGTAGTGGACTTTGACAGGTCCATACATTTTGACAGTTAGTACATGTAAATCTTTGATTTATACCATGTATGGTTCTCTCAAGCATCATTTATTTTAGTGGTTACAGTGtccatttaataaaaaaaagaaatgtctctGGTATCGAACAGCTCAGTTTGCATTATACTGTAAACGTCAGAACATACAACACAAACCAAGGCCAAGACACATCACAACTGAgtgcagggagaaaaaaaagatattttgtTTCAGTACTAATCCTCTGCAGTTTGCAAAGTCCTTGTCTTTGTGGTGTTTTGATGAGTGAGTTTAGTTTGTGGAATCCTAAAACTGCAACCTTAAGGGAGCACTTTGAAGACAGCAAAGAGGATGAAAAAGTGTGCTGTTGTCCAGTGATTTTGTTTCCTTGGCTGACATATCTTCTCAAATTGGGAtttatttttgacattgttACTTCACCAGGAGACCAGATTGAATGCTATTACACTTTTCACAAGGGATTAGTCCACGTGTGTGAAGACCTTCCTACTCAAGTTGAAGCTTCTGAGATTTCCTAGGGGAGTTGCTGCGCCCTTTTAAATACATTAACCACATGACTGAGAAAGACAGGCTTTAAAAGATCTTATTTCCCAAGTACTTAAAACCTGTTACATCGCCTCATATGTCCAGGGGTTTGATGATGTCAGCTGCTGCATGCTACATACACAGTGTCAACAACATATATTTGATCAGGGTAAATCTATTTTCATTGCACATTATTTCATGTTTACACAGAAAACTGGTGACAAAGAGCTATAAAAAGTTAAAGAGCATTGGTGGTAAAATACAGAACGTTGGTACAGTTTTGTTCAATATAAGTTCATTTGGTGTGTAGCCAGTGAAACTCTTACATCTGTAAAGTCAGTAGATGAGCTTGACTGGCTCCTCCACCCACCTACTAGAGAGAGCAGCTACCCCCAGTGGAGGAATGTGTGCAGTGCTGCAAGCAGTATAGCCAAGGCTATCATTGGCCACTGTGCAGCCACACTGGAGGACTGCAGCAGGGGCAGAGGTTAGAAATTAGAAGATGAAGGAAGTACATGTGGAAATATACAAAAAAGTCTTCTCTGCTCCTGGTTCCGGTTACAGTATTGGCCCTGCTTATCTATGGCTTACCTTGCAAACAGTCACCACACTCTTTCATTATTTGGCTACTTCAACAATAGATCAAAAAGGACCTCCCTGAACAAATTCAACCTATCCtcactttgtttgtttgttttacaaggCTCCTCTTTCCATAAGATCATGTGTGTAGGCAAAGTAACTGCACACCTGACATTTTCAAGAACAACACCTGGGTCAGTGCAGGGTTTTACTGCACATGACAAGGCTAGTTGTAGTGAGAGAACAGGAGTAAAAAGCCTCAGATGATAAAAGGTTAAACGTCTTACTTGATAAACTCATAGACTTaatttatgagtgtgtgtgtgtgtgtgtgtgtgtgtgtgtgtgtgggtaataTGTGATTGCCATTTTGTTGAAGACCATTTAAAACAGACTTGGAGGTCTTACAGATGGATTAAATGATGTGGACAGTGATCAATCTGGATTTGGAACTAattaatatctatctatctatctatctatctatctatctatctatctatctatctatctaccttgAGTTGCAAGTTAATTCTGTGTGCATATTTTCCTATGGGCGGCAGTCCGTCTGAAATCTCACagaaaaagaagtatgtgtTTCTCTTCGGACACATTTACCCTGTGCACCATCTGAGAGAAGCGCCGCATTTTCACCCGCAAGTATGGCTGCACAGGTGAGTTTTGATTCATTTGGAGTATATTAGACCTTGTTCTTGCATGGCTCGATACCGTAGCATACAcgttattatttacattttgccaGTCGCTCTATTCAAAATTTCTTCGACGGGGTCTGACTAGTTACAGATGAGCAAGACAGAAACATATGAATGGAGCTAGCTTGCTaacataacattagctagcgttagcattaCATTTGGCTGTTTGAGCACTGTCGAGCAGGCAAGGCTTGTAACTACCGAAAGCCATTTCACTCAAGGTTATTCTTCTGACGTATGTGCTGTTCGTAGTTTAGTGTAAAAGACAAATATGACAAAGTTATAGCTATAGGACGTTGGTTAATGCTAAAATACATAGCTTCCCAACGTGTGTCGCTGTGCCACTGTTGTGGCATGCGCTACACCCTGTCTCTATGACAACTGACTGACCAGGACCAACTCTAGTCAAGTAAAATGATTTCAAGTTTGGTTAGCTAACCTAGCTTTAACACTTCTGTATTTACGACATTTCTTCTGCCTGTTTTTAACGTTAATACAGATGGCGACAACAAAGGTTCCGGAGGTTCGTGACATCACACGGATCGAGAGGATAGGTAACCCGACTGTTTAGCTGTTTCCATGGTTACATACTAATAAAAGTCTTAAATCTGCCTGCACTGATTAGATTATTTAAATAACT
Proteins encoded:
- the ftr83 gene encoding finTRIM family, member 83 isoform X1, whose protein sequence is MSSDQDGCHLCKEYLREPVSIPCGHTFCSVCLKTYWDHADHTGSYLCPQCRVTYNKRPSPRRIGGSRHTSAPRASESFPPPPPSPDYNFAGPQDVGCDICVGKKHKAVKSCLMCLASYCEKHLKPHYEAATFKRHKLVDEIGHLDRQICPQHQKGLELFCRTDQMCICVLCTVKEHKGHDMVSAEQERAEEQQRLGATQAEIQEKIHDRLKQMEELKQAVDSLKNSAQRAMQECEKLFGDMLRSIERMQQEMAKLISSNKKAALNNAEGHMERLSHEIADLKRRDGEITQLSRTEDHIHFIQSYHMLIAQTEAEELPTVTVNPYFSFGPVTKAVSEMKQHLNEFSNEELVKVAKSVNKMPFCQLDEAKKRRTLKADEVAMYKSVPTQEPQHRDDFLKYACQLTLDPNTAYRQLYLSRGNKKATLKRDPQSYDDSSSRFDCLPQVLCKEPLSGGAYYWEVEWSGEGAAVGITYKGIKRTGYGDSCRIGYNRKSWSLFCSDSSYSARHSKDQQEIEAPYSSRIGVFLDHAAGTLSFYSVGDTMSLIHRFKASFSEAVYAGFWVWYESAITISQL
- the ftr83 gene encoding finTRIM family, member 83 isoform X2; the encoded protein is MSSDQDGCHLCKEYLREPVSIPCGHTFCSVCLKTYWDHADHTGSYLCPQCRVTYNKRPSPRRIGGSRHTSAPRASESFPPPPPSPDYNFAGPQDVGCDICVGKKHKAVKSCLMCLASYCEKHLKPHYEAATFKRHKLVDEIGHLDRQICPQHQKGLELFCRTDQMCICVLCTVKEHKGHDMVSAEQERAEEQQRLGATQAEIQEKIHDRLKQMEELKQAVDSLKNSAQRAMQECEKLFGDMLRSIERMQQEMAKLISSNKKAALNNAEGHMERLSHEIADLKRRDGEITQLSRTEDHIHFIQSYHMLIAQTEAEELPTVTVNPYFSFGPVTKAVSEMKQHLNEFSNEELVKVAKSVNKMPFCQLDEAKKRRTLKADEVAMYKSVPTQEPQHRDDFLKYNRPPRSSRGHRVSHQL